A window from Peromyscus eremicus chromosome 5, PerEre_H2_v1, whole genome shotgun sequence encodes these proteins:
- the LOC131911357 gene encoding histone H2A type 1-B, whose protein sequence is MSGRGKQGGKARAKAKTRSSRAGLQFPVGRVHRLLRKGNYSERVGAGAPVYLAAVLEYLTAEILELAGNAARDNKKTRIIPRHLQLAIRNDEELNKLLGRVTIAQGGVLPNIQAVLLPKKTESHHKAKGK, encoded by the coding sequence ATGTCTGGACGCGGCAAGCAGGGCGGCAAGGCTCGAGCCAAGGCCAAGACCCGCTCGTCCCGCGCCGGCCTGCAGTTCCCCGTGGGCCGCGTGCACCGGCTCCTCCGCAAGGGCAACTACTCGGAGCGGGTGGGCGCCGGCGCCCCGGTCTACCTGGCGGCCGTGCTGGAGTACCTGACGGCCGAGATCCTGGAGCTGGCTGGCAACGCGGCCCGCGACAACAAGAAGACGCGCATCATCCCGCGCCACCTGCAGCTGGCCATCCGCAACGACGAGGAGCTCAACAAGCTGCTGGGCCGCGTGACCATCGCGCAGGGCGGCGTCCTGCCCAACATCCAGGCGGTGCTGCTGCCCAAGAAGACCGAGAGCCACCACAAGGCCAAGGGAAAATAA
- the LOC131911359 gene encoding histone H2B type 1-C/E/F/G/I-like, which translates to MPEPVKSAPAPKKGSKKAVTKAQKKDGKKRKRSRKESYSVYVYKVLKQVHPDTGISSKAMGIMNSFVNDIFERIAGEASRLAHYNKRSTITSREIQTAVRLLLPGELAKHAVSEGTKAVTKYTSSK; encoded by the coding sequence ATGCCCGAGCCAGTGAAGTCCGCGCCCGCCCCGAAGAAGGGCTCCAAGAAGGCCGTGACCAAGGCGCAGAAGAAGGACGGCAAGAAGCGCAAGCGCAGCCGCAAGGAGAGCTACTCGGTGTACGTGTACAAGGTGCTGAAGCAGGTGCACCCCGACACGGGCATCTCGTCCAAGGCCATGGGCATCATGAACTCGTTCGTCAACGACATCTTCGAGCGCATCGCGGGCGAGGCGTCGCGCCTGGCGCATTACAACAAGCGCTCGACCATCACGTCCCGGGAGATCCAGACGGCCGTGCGCCTGCTGCTGCCCGGGGAGCTGGCCAAGCACGCCGTGTCCGAGGGCACCAAGGCCGTCACCAAGTACACCAGCTCCAAGTGA